From Methylocystis sp. ATCC 49242, one genomic window encodes:
- a CDS encoding NAD regulator, which translates to MTPAARILSPPVEIGLTAAIVAVRDDEPLILTTRTEGADAVASLPSGPFDPIRHRTFEIGLREWVAEQTGAPLGYVEQLYTFGDRGRHARAGDRDPHVVSVGYLALTRIGDETQRPAEGAWRSWHDFFPWEDWRKGRPEIIETTIAPGLRGWVEEAPNAVSSAGLSRRQRVDLLFGAQGRGFNEENVLERYELLYEAGLLEEALRDGREAAARRGKLAPLGVPMRHDHRRILATAMGRLRAKMKYRPVIFELMPPAFTLTELQRTVEAIAGRHLHKQNFRRLVETSAIVEPTGEMLLKTGGRPAALFHFRRNVLQERPSPGLRVGIRS; encoded by the coding sequence GTGACGCCGGCGGCGCGCATTCTGTCGCCGCCGGTCGAAATCGGGCTGACGGCCGCGATCGTCGCGGTGCGTGACGACGAGCCCCTCATCCTGACCACCCGAACCGAAGGCGCCGACGCCGTGGCCTCCCTTCCCTCGGGCCCGTTCGATCCGATTCGTCATCGCACCTTCGAGATCGGACTGCGCGAATGGGTGGCGGAGCAGACCGGCGCGCCGCTGGGCTATGTCGAGCAGCTCTACACCTTCGGCGACCGGGGACGGCACGCCCGCGCCGGCGACCGCGACCCGCATGTCGTGTCGGTCGGCTATCTCGCCCTCACCCGCATCGGCGACGAGACGCAGCGGCCCGCAGAGGGCGCCTGGCGCAGCTGGCACGATTTCTTCCCATGGGAGGACTGGCGAAAGGGCCGACCAGAGATCATCGAGACGACGATAGCGCCGGGCTTGCGCGGCTGGGTCGAGGAGGCGCCGAATGCGGTCTCCTCCGCAGGACTATCGCGCCGGCAGCGGGTCGACCTCCTTTTTGGCGCGCAGGGACGCGGTTTCAACGAGGAGAACGTGCTGGAGCGGTACGAGCTTCTCTATGAAGCCGGCCTTCTGGAAGAGGCCTTGCGCGACGGCCGCGAGGCGGCTGCGAGGCGCGGAAAGCTCGCTCCTCTCGGGGTCCCGATGCGCCACGACCACCGCCGCATACTCGCAACCGCCATGGGCCGTTTGCGCGCCAAAATGAAGTATCGGCCGGTGATCTTCGAACTGATGCCGCCCGCGTTCACATTGACTGAACTGCAACGAACAGTTGAAGCGATCGCCGGCCGCCATCTTCACAAGCAAAACTTCCGTAGACTGGTGGAAACCTCGGCGATCGTCGAGCCCACCGGAGAGATGCTGCTGAAAACCGGCGGCCGGCCAGCCGCCCTATTCCATTTTCGCCGCAATGTTCTGCAAGAACGTCCTTCACCGGGACTACGCGTCGGGATAAGGAGCTGA
- a CDS encoding DUF882 domain-containing protein, which produces MGAIAACIAAFTPSLTETAIANGDTRTIYLHHAHTGEDIAATYLVNGQYDSNVLRQLNWFLRDWRRDEPTNMDPRLFDVVWEAYRTAGAGNQVINVVSAYRSPETNAMLRSRSRAVAKYSQHMLGKAMDTTMPGMPMSHIREIGMRMQRGGVGYYPTAGTPFVHLDVGNVRSWPRMTYDQLVRLFPDGKTVHLPTNGQPLARYEEARAEIEARGNGAYVTAPRRTVGGFFAMLFGVGGGEEDDSEVAAPPPSTRKQWASLAPRNGRGAKMAETDEEGGGAPAAEAATDRRGRGQQLARAEENLPRGETAMSSPGVTAMATPAAEQAQEPQEKERPAPTVRVPLPPPGRPASLASKPTPLEPEDRATAVAALEMGAQPDLRNSLEQQEAESVEAGSTRVYAKVPLPPHRPSMLVAAVTAAPLPPARPSALQKSASGRGADANAAHAIANLVDEGKGAGSSAKRTDDEPLAYVAPASEKNQDAEAAKTQKPVAAKTEQRTVARRSDFVPARLDRSNFNTLTGATPTSRASARSVTGAPIGAVRAAARAAEPSVLAPPQRPSHIVGFASPDATPPTDKFAPGAQRGR; this is translated from the coding sequence TTGGGCGCAATCGCCGCCTGCATTGCGGCATTCACGCCGAGTCTTACGGAAACCGCCATCGCCAACGGCGACACCCGCACAATCTACCTCCACCACGCCCATACCGGCGAAGACATTGCGGCGACCTATCTGGTCAATGGTCAGTATGACAGCAATGTACTGCGGCAGCTGAACTGGTTCCTGCGCGACTGGCGCCGCGACGAACCGACGAACATGGACCCCCGCCTTTTCGACGTCGTCTGGGAGGCCTATCGCACCGCCGGCGCGGGTAATCAGGTCATCAACGTCGTCTCCGCCTATCGCTCCCCGGAAACCAACGCCATGCTCCGCTCCCGCTCCCGCGCGGTGGCGAAATATTCCCAGCACATGCTCGGCAAGGCGATGGACACCACCATGCCCGGCATGCCCATGTCCCATATCCGGGAGATCGGCATGCGCATGCAGCGCGGGGGCGTCGGCTATTATCCGACCGCCGGAACGCCTTTTGTTCATCTCGACGTCGGCAATGTGCGCTCCTGGCCGCGCATGACCTATGACCAGCTCGTCCGCCTCTTCCCCGATGGCAAGACCGTGCATCTGCCGACCAATGGCCAGCCGCTTGCGCGCTATGAGGAGGCCCGCGCCGAGATCGAGGCCCGCGGCAACGGCGCCTATGTGACCGCGCCGCGGCGTACGGTCGGCGGCTTCTTCGCGATGCTTTTCGGCGTCGGAGGCGGCGAGGAGGACGACAGCGAAGTTGCGGCCCCGCCGCCCAGCACGCGCAAGCAATGGGCCTCTCTCGCTCCGCGCAACGGTCGCGGCGCGAAAATGGCGGAGACGGATGAAGAGGGCGGCGGCGCCCCCGCCGCCGAGGCGGCGACCGACCGCCGCGGACGCGGCCAGCAACTCGCGCGGGCGGAGGAAAATCTTCCGCGAGGCGAGACCGCGATGTCCTCTCCCGGCGTGACGGCGATGGCGACGCCGGCCGCGGAACAGGCGCAGGAGCCGCAAGAAAAAGAAAGGCCGGCGCCGACTGTTCGGGTTCCGCTGCCGCCGCCGGGACGTCCGGCCTCCCTCGCCAGCAAGCCGACGCCGCTCGAGCCGGAAGACAGGGCCACCGCCGTCGCGGCGCTCGAGATGGGCGCCCAGCCCGATCTGCGCAACTCGTTGGAACAGCAGGAAGCCGAAAGCGTCGAGGCTGGATCGACCCGCGTATATGCAAAAGTCCCGCTGCCGCCGCATCGCCCATCGATGCTGGTCGCCGCCGTGACCGCGGCGCCGCTTCCGCCGGCGAGGCCGTCCGCTTTGCAGAAGTCCGCCTCAGGCCGCGGCGCCGACGCAAACGCCGCTCACGCGATTGCGAATCTGGTCGACGAGGGAAAGGGCGCAGGCTCATCCGCAAAACGGACGGACGATGAGCCGCTCGCCTATGTCGCCCCCGCGTCGGAGAAGAATCAGGACGCGGAAGCGGCAAAAACGCAAAAGCCGGTCGCCGCAAAGACCGAACAACGCACAGTGGCGCGCCGCTCCGATTTCGTTCCTGCGCGGCTGGATCGCTCCAACTTCAACACTTTGACTGGCGCGACGCCCACGAGCCGGGCGTCCGCACGCTCGGTGACAGGCGCGCCGATCGGGGCCGTCCGCGCCGCTGCGCGCGCAGCAGAGCCAAGCGTGCTCGCGCCGCCGCAAAGGCCGTCGCACATCGTCGGCTTCGCTTCGCCGGACGCTACGCCGCCGACCGACAAATTCGCGCCCGGCGCGCAGCGCGGCCGGTAA
- a CDS encoding DUF2793 domain-containing protein, which yields MTLTKHLALPLIDAAQAQKHVTHNEALALLDALAHLAVSARDATTPPATPAEGDRLLVGSAATGAFAGKDFQVATFLAGGWTFLSPQAGWRVYVADESRLLVFDGAGWIDVGSTFDEFQNLARLGVGTLANAANPLSAKLNAALFTAKPVAESGSGDLRVTLNKEGAANTVSQLYQSGYSGRAETGLTGDDDFRVKVSPDGSTWKDGIVVDRTTGAVSFPNGGPTKIVAFTSSGVYTPTPGLRFADVILFGGGGGGGSGARQAAGAAASGGGGGGGGGVNRGRFTAAQIGAGKVIAIGAGGAPGSAQTTNSTAGNAGAAGGATAFGTLIRAGGGGGGAGGGLAVASGGGGGGADINGGGGSGPTAGAGAYGLANGGAGAQGGSSLGGDVGSGGGGGPAAGAAGAAGGTVRKASAGGGAGGGLTAANAVSPGGVGGLLYVNNTAQQGAAGAAGVSGGAGPSFAAGVGPVDQPGGGGGGGGSSLTAAGNGGAGGFPGGGGGGGGAHQNGGSGGAGGAGGAGYAIIIEYF from the coding sequence ATGACGCTCACAAAACATCTAGCGCTGCCGCTCATCGATGCGGCGCAAGCGCAGAAACACGTCACGCACAATGAAGCGCTCGCTTTGCTCGATGCGCTCGCGCATCTTGCCGTCAGCGCGCGCGATGCGACAACGCCGCCGGCGACGCCGGCGGAAGGCGATCGCCTTCTCGTCGGCTCGGCCGCAACCGGCGCCTTCGCCGGCAAGGACTTTCAGGTCGCAACCTTTCTCGCGGGCGGCTGGACCTTTCTTTCGCCGCAGGCCGGTTGGCGCGTCTATGTCGCGGACGAATCCCGCCTGCTCGTCTTTGACGGCGCCGGCTGGATCGACGTCGGATCGACGTTCGACGAATTCCAAAATCTCGCGCGCCTCGGCGTGGGAACGCTCGCCAACGCGGCAAATCCGCTTTCCGCGAAACTCAACGCCGCGCTCTTCACCGCGAAGCCGGTCGCAGAAAGCGGCTCGGGCGATCTGCGCGTCACGCTCAACAAGGAGGGCGCGGCGAATACGGTCTCGCAGCTCTATCAGTCCGGCTACTCCGGACGCGCCGAGACGGGGCTCACAGGCGACGACGATTTTCGCGTGAAAGTTTCTCCCGACGGTTCGACCTGGAAAGATGGAATCGTCGTCGACAGGACAACCGGCGCAGTGTCGTTTCCCAACGGCGGCCCGACGAAAATCGTCGCCTTTACCTCCAGCGGCGTCTACACGCCGACGCCCGGCCTGCGCTTTGCGGACGTGATCCTCTTCGGCGGCGGAGGCGGCGGCGGATCGGGGGCGCGTCAGGCGGCCGGAGCGGCGGCTTCGGGCGGCGGAGGTGGCGGAGGCGGCGGCGTCAACCGCGGGCGCTTCACGGCGGCGCAGATCGGCGCCGGCAAGGTCATCGCCATCGGCGCCGGGGGCGCGCCGGGCTCCGCCCAGACGACAAACTCTACAGCCGGCAACGCAGGCGCCGCCGGGGGCGCCACGGCCTTCGGAACGCTGATCAGGGCTGGAGGAGGCGGCGGCGGCGCCGGGGGCGGACTCGCTGTCGCGTCGGGCGGCGGCGGCGGCGGCGCGGATATCAACGGCGGCGGCGGTTCGGGGCCGACCGCGGGCGCGGGCGCTTACGGCCTCGCCAATGGCGGCGCGGGCGCGCAGGGCGGAAGCTCGCTCGGCGGAGACGTGGGCTCCGGCGGCGGAGGCGGCCCCGCAGCGGGGGCGGCGGGAGCGGCGGGAGGAACGGTTCGCAAGGCGTCGGCGGGAGGCGGCGCGGGCGGCGGCCTTACGGCCGCGAACGCTGTTAGCCCGGGCGGCGTGGGCGGACTCCTCTACGTCAACAACACGGCCCAGCAGGGCGCCGCCGGCGCGGCCGGCGTCAGTGGAGGCGCCGGGCCGTCCTTCGCTGCCGGCGTCGGACCCGTCGACCAGCCGGGCGGCGGCGGCGGCGGCGGCGGCTCGTCGCTCACGGCGGCGGGCAATGGCGGCGCGGGAGGCTTTCCCGGCGGCGGCGGAGGCGGCGGGGGCGCACACCAGAATGGCGGCTCGGGCGGAGCCGGCGGCGCCGGCGGCGCGGGTTACGCCATCATCATCGAATATTTCTGA
- a CDS encoding IS3 family transposase (programmed frameshift) yields MKKKRFTEEQIIGILREHEAGAKAADLARKYAVSETTLYNWKAKYGGMDVSEAKRLKALEEENARLKKLLADQMLEAAALKELLFKKMVGPAAKRAAVVHLRAAMALSERRACQIVAVDRATVRYISKRPTDKPLRERLRELANERRRFGYRRLFVLLRQEGETSGKNRIYRLYREEGLTVRKRRARRRAVGARAPIPVEARPNARWSLDFVHDQFACGRRFRILNIVDDVTRECLAAIPDTSISGQRVARELSALIAWRGRPGMIVSDNGTEFTSNAVLSWSSENRIEWRYIAPGKPMQNGFCESFNGRMRDELLNETLFFGLDHAREKISAWAQDYNHRRPHSALGYATPAAFAANLTATGDRLRNPDQLRRSPVAPFAPSGVSTGRTQPAAG; encoded by the exons ATGAAGAAGAAGCGGTTCACGGAAGAGCAGATCATCGGGATTTTGCGGGAGCACGAGGCGGGCGCGAAGGCGGCGGATCTGGCTCGCAAATATGCTGTGTCGGAGACGACGCTTTACAACTGGAAGGCCAAATATGGCGGCATGGACGTCTCCGAGGCCAAGCGGTTGAAAGCGCTCGAAGAAGAGAATGCGCGGCTGAAGAAGCTTCTGGCCGATCAGATGCTGGAAGCCGCGGCGCTGAAGGAGCTTTTGT TCAAAAAAATGGTAGGGCCCGCCGCCAAGCGCGCAGCCGTTGTGCATCTGCGAGCCGCCATGGCTCTGTCGGAGCGTCGGGCCTGCCAGATTGTCGCCGTCGATCGCGCGACCGTCCGCTACATCTCGAAGCGGCCGACCGACAAGCCGTTACGGGAGCGGCTGCGGGAACTCGCCAACGAGCGCCGGCGCTTCGGCTATCGGCGGCTGTTCGTGCTGCTGCGGCAGGAGGGCGAGACGTCGGGCAAGAACCGCATCTACCGGCTCTATCGCGAGGAAGGGCTGACGGTGAGAAAGCGGCGCGCCCGCCGAAGGGCTGTCGGCGCGCGGGCGCCCATTCCTGTCGAGGCGCGGCCGAATGCGCGTTGGTCTTTGGACTTCGTGCATGACCAGTTCGCCTGCGGACGCCGGTTCCGCATCCTGAACATCGTCGACGACGTGACGCGTGAATGCCTCGCGGCGATCCCCGACACATCCATCTCGGGCCAACGCGTGGCGCGGGAACTGTCGGCGCTGATCGCATGGCGCGGCAGGCCCGGCATGATCGTTTCGGACAACGGCACGGAGTTCACCTCGAACGCCGTGCTGTCGTGGTCGAGCGAGAACAGGATCGAGTGGCGCTATATCGCGCCGGGCAAGCCGATGCAGAACGGCTTCTGCGAGAGCTTCAACGGGCGCATGCGCGACGAACTGCTGAACGAGACGCTGTTCTTCGGGCTCGACCATGCCCGGGAGAAGATCAGCGCCTGGGCCCAGGACTACAATCACCGCCGCCCGCATTCGGCCCTCGGCTATGCGACGCCCGCCGCCTTCGCGGCCAATCTCACCGCAACAGGCGATCGGCTGCGCAACCCGGACCAACTCCGCCGATCGCCTGTTGCTCCATTCGCGCCCTCGGGCGTATCAACCGGAAGGACTCAACCCGCCGCTGGATGA
- a CDS encoding DNA-3-methyladenine glycosylase I, which translates to MPNARAQPASWGDAVLSHADGLARCPWVGVDPLYVAYHDEEWGRPERDSRALFEKLVLDGFQAGLSWITILRKREAFRAAFEGFDPAAVARFDDKRVHDLMLNDGIVRNRAKIEGAVLSARAWLAIEAAQGFSSYIWDFVDGSPIVNYPKRISDVPTQTPLSQRLSKDLKARGFKFCGPTIVYAFMQAVGMVNDHLVDCHVRAESPRARKRRA; encoded by the coding sequence TTGCCGAACGCGCGCGCGCAGCCCGCAAGCTGGGGGGACGCCGTATTGTCGCATGCGGATGGACTCGCGCGCTGCCCATGGGTGGGCGTCGATCCGCTTTATGTCGCCTATCACGACGAAGAATGGGGGCGTCCGGAGCGCGACAGCCGGGCGCTCTTTGAAAAGCTGGTTCTGGATGGATTTCAGGCCGGGCTCTCGTGGATCACTATCCTGCGCAAGCGCGAGGCGTTCCGCGCCGCTTTCGAGGGGTTCGATCCCGCCGCAGTCGCCCGTTTCGATGACAAACGCGTGCATGATCTGATGCTGAATGACGGGATTGTGCGCAACCGAGCCAAGATTGAAGGCGCCGTGCTCTCGGCGCGGGCCTGGCTCGCGATTGAAGCCGCTCAGGGCTTTTCCTCATATATCTGGGACTTCGTAGACGGATCGCCGATCGTCAATTATCCTAAACGAATCAGCGATGTGCCGACACAAACCCCGCTCTCGCAGCGCCTCTCGAAAGACCTGAAGGCGCGAGGCTTCAAATTCTGCGGACCGACGATTGTCTACGCATTCATGCAGGCCGTTGGCATGGTGAATGACCATCTCGTCGATTGCCATGTTCGCGCCGAAAGCCCCCGCGCCCGGAAGAGGCGCGCCTGA
- a CDS encoding tyrosine phosphatase family protein: MTNGRLYVCSMTKVVDTVRASGARSLVTILTAGASLVRPCEIARERHLRIAVSDIDTPRDGHVLAGEEHIDRLLAFMEEWDRAAPLVIHCYAGVSRSPAAAYIAACALAPHRCEFDLARELRDASPTATPNRRLVALADRRMGREGRMVAAISAIGRGADCYEGAPFALELA; encoded by the coding sequence ATGACGAACGGGCGCCTCTACGTCTGTTCCATGACCAAAGTGGTGGACACCGTGCGCGCGAGCGGCGCCCGCTCGCTCGTCACGATCCTCACCGCCGGAGCGTCGCTGGTGCGGCCCTGCGAGATCGCACGTGAGCGCCATCTGCGCATCGCGGTCTCCGATATCGACACGCCGCGCGACGGGCATGTTCTCGCGGGCGAGGAGCACATCGACCGGCTGCTCGCCTTCATGGAGGAATGGGACCGCGCCGCGCCGCTGGTCATTCATTGTTATGCGGGCGTCAGTCGCTCGCCGGCCGCGGCCTATATCGCGGCCTGCGCCCTTGCCCCGCATCGATGCGAATTCGACCTTGCGCGCGAACTTCGTGACGCCTCGCCGACCGCGACGCCGAACCGGCGGCTCGTGGCGCTCGCCGACCGGCGGATGGGGCGGGAAGGACGAATGGTCGCGGCCATTTCCGCGATCGGCCGCGGCGCAGACTGCTATGAGGGAGCGCCCTTCGCGCTCGAACTCGCCTGA
- a CDS encoding DUF3126 family protein: MDKSELRKLQAFLRRSFGNDDVRVTADPKNPDNAAVHLGERKIASISVDDEDGDRSFAFEMKIPVGREVLQSYLRKLFENDRLSIVARGRKTDSVELNTDGEFLGVISADDAKLSSFTLQIAILDFDLEEE; encoded by the coding sequence TTGGACAAGAGCGAATTGCGAAAACTGCAAGCGTTCCTGCGCCGATCCTTCGGCAACGATGATGTTCGCGTCACTGCGGACCCGAAGAATCCGGACAATGCTGCGGTGCATCTGGGCGAGCGCAAGATCGCGTCGATTTCCGTCGACGACGAGGACGGTGATCGCTCCTTCGCTTTCGAGATGAAAATCCCCGTGGGCCGCGAAGTGCTGCAGTCCTATCTGCGCAAGCTCTTTGAAAACGACCGCCTGTCCATCGTCGCCCGCGGCCGCAAAACAGATTCGGTCGAACTGAATACGGACGGTGAATTTCTCGGCGTCATCTCGGCCGATGACGCGAAATTGTCCAGCTTCACGCTGCAGATCGCCATTCTCGATTTCGATCTCGAGGAAGAGTGA
- a CDS encoding HD family hydrolase, producing MRDPASRKRPAGKDAAPRAWQRMLSGRRLDLLDPSPLDVEIEDIAHGLSRVARWNGQTLGTHIFSVAQHSLLVEKIAGELDPAIGRAERLFMLLHDAPEYVIGDMISPFKAVIGDAYKSVENRILGAILLRFSLPATPSPAALKLSKQADRAAAFFEAVNLAGFTRGEAERIFGRPAISPQAFTDDIAPAAIEATQARFLARFHAIDQG from the coding sequence ATGCGCGATCCCGCATCCAGAAAGCGGCCCGCCGGCAAGGACGCCGCGCCGCGCGCCTGGCAGAGAATGCTCTCGGGCCGTCGGCTGGACCTTCTCGATCCATCCCCGCTCGATGTAGAGATCGAGGACATCGCCCATGGGCTTTCCCGCGTCGCGCGCTGGAACGGCCAGACCCTCGGCACGCATATTTTCTCCGTGGCCCAGCACAGCCTGCTCGTGGAAAAAATCGCCGGCGAGCTGGACCCTGCGATCGGCCGGGCCGAGCGGCTCTTCATGTTGCTGCATGACGCGCCCGAATATGTGATCGGCGATATGATTTCCCCCTTCAAGGCGGTGATCGGCGACGCTTACAAATCGGTCGAGAATCGCATTCTCGGCGCGATTCTGCTGCGCTTTTCCCTACCCGCGACGCCATCGCCGGCGGCGCTGAAACTTTCCAAGCAGGCCGACCGCGCCGCCGCTTTTTTCGAGGCCGTCAATCTTGCCGGCTTTACACGCGGCGAAGCCGAGCGCATCTTCGGCCGCCCGGCGATCTCGCCGCAGGCTTTTACGGACGACATCGCGCCCGCCGCCATCGAGGCGACGCAAGCGCGTTTTCTTGCTCGCTTTCACGCGATCGACCAGGGGTGA
- a CDS encoding response regulator transcription factor: MRLLVVEDDKDLNRQIVQALEQSGYAVDRAFDGEEGQYLGDNEPYDAVVLDIGLPKKDGITVLEEWRAAGRDMPVLILTARDRWSEKVQGFDAGADDYVAKPFHMEEVLARIRALLRRRTGHATNELVCGAVRLDTKSGRVVVDGAPVKLTSHEYRLLAYLMHHSGRVVSRGEIIEHLYDQDFDRDSNTVEVFVGRLRKKLGVDLIQTVRGLGYMAAPPTEVAGGKR, from the coding sequence TTGCGACTGCTCGTCGTAGAGGACGACAAGGATTTGAATCGCCAGATCGTGCAGGCGCTGGAACAATCCGGCTACGCCGTCGACCGCGCCTTCGACGGCGAGGAAGGGCAGTATCTGGGCGACAACGAGCCCTATGACGCAGTGGTGCTGGACATCGGCCTACCCAAGAAGGATGGCATCACTGTGCTGGAAGAATGGCGCGCAGCCGGCCGCGACATGCCTGTCCTCATTTTGACCGCGCGCGACCGCTGGAGCGAGAAGGTGCAGGGTTTCGACGCCGGCGCGGACGACTATGTCGCCAAGCCCTTCCACATGGAGGAAGTTCTGGCGCGAATACGCGCCCTGCTGCGCCGCAGAACCGGCCATGCGACGAATGAACTCGTTTGCGGCGCGGTGCGGCTCGACACCAAGTCCGGCCGCGTCGTCGTCGACGGCGCGCCGGTGAAGCTCACCTCGCATGAATATCGGCTGCTCGCCTATCTGATGCATCACAGCGGCCGCGTCGTGTCGCGCGGCGAGATCATCGAGCATCTTTACGACCAGGATTTCGACCGCGATTCGAACACGGTGGAAGTCTTCGTCGGCCGTCTGCGCAAGAAGCTCGGGGTCGATCTCATCCAGACCGTGCGCGGCCTCGGCTATATGGCCGCGCCGCCGACGGAGGTCGCCGGCGGGAAACGGTAA
- a CDS encoding sensor histidine kinase, translated as MRLPGLSANSIATRLFLTAAALSSAVLLLASIFFTAYYRKEAEEVFERRLDVYLRAIVADVSQSGEEGRTGPGQLGDPQFELPGSGWYWQITRMDDETRDIKASRSLFAGRLPKLSELGVPAEVGGFRRGFAQGPDGHRLRIVERVIDVGDTGIYLVQVAGSADEMEEQITRFRFELMVAFAALAIALAIVAAFQVRFGLRPLRMLRHELVAIRRGERERISGDYPSEVAPLAGELNLLISANRDILERARTQVGNLAHALKTPLSVMVNEADAVPSPLADKVSEQARIMRDQISFYLDRARAAARGGALGAATQVEPCVEALLRTFTKIYSDKGVRFSGGSGKDLRFLGERQDLEEMIGNLLDNAGKWAKSEVNIAVDSEQDPAGRTILRVTIDDDGPGLAPELRAQATERGRRLDETKPGSGLGLSIVVDLAAAYGGSLALEDSPGGGLRAQLRLPGF; from the coding sequence ATGCGCCTCCCGGGACTCTCGGCAAATTCGATCGCCACCCGCCTGTTTCTGACGGCGGCTGCGCTGAGTTCCGCCGTGCTGCTCCTCGCAAGCATTTTCTTCACGGCCTATTACCGTAAGGAGGCGGAGGAGGTCTTCGAGCGGCGGCTCGACGTCTATCTGCGCGCCATCGTCGCCGACGTCTCGCAATCGGGCGAGGAGGGCCGCACCGGGCCGGGACAGCTTGGCGACCCTCAATTCGAACTTCCCGGATCGGGCTGGTATTGGCAGATCACGCGCATGGACGATGAGACGCGCGACATCAAGGCGTCGCGCTCCCTTTTCGCCGGACGCTTGCCGAAGCTCTCCGAACTCGGCGTCCCGGCGGAAGTCGGCGGCTTTCGTCGCGGCTTCGCTCAGGGCCCGGACGGACATCGGTTGCGCATTGTCGAGCGCGTGATCGACGTCGGCGACACAGGCATCTATCTCGTGCAGGTTGCGGGCAGCGCCGATGAAATGGAAGAGCAGATTACGCGTTTTCGGTTCGAGCTGATGGTCGCTTTTGCCGCACTCGCGATAGCGCTGGCGATCGTGGCCGCGTTTCAGGTGCGTTTCGGCCTTCGGCCATTGCGAATGTTGAGACACGAACTCGTCGCCATCCGTCGCGGCGAACGTGAACGCATCTCGGGCGACTATCCAAGCGAAGTGGCTCCTCTCGCGGGTGAGCTGAACCTGCTCATCAGCGCCAATCGTGACATTCTGGAGCGCGCCCGCACGCAGGTCGGCAACCTCGCCCATGCGCTGAAAACGCCGCTCAGCGTCATGGTCAATGAAGCGGACGCCGTCCCCTCCCCTCTCGCGGACAAGGTAAGCGAGCAGGCTCGGATCATGCGCGACCAGATTTCATTCTATCTCGACCGCGCAAGGGCGGCGGCGCGCGGCGGGGCGCTCGGCGCGGCGACGCAGGTCGAGCCATGCGTCGAGGCGCTCCTGCGCACCTTCACGAAAATCTACAGCGACAAAGGTGTGAGATTCTCCGGCGGGTCGGGAAAGGATCTGCGCTTTCTCGGCGAGCGGCAGGATCTGGAGGAGATGATCGGCAATCTCCTCGACAATGCCGGAAAATGGGCGAAATCCGAGGTCAATATCGCAGTCGATAGCGAACAGGACCCGGCCGGACGGACGATTCTTCGCGTCACGATCGACGATGATGGCCCCGGCCTCGCGCCGGAGCTTCGCGCGCAGGCGACGGAGCGCGGTCGCCGACTCGATGAAACCAAGCCGGGGTCTGGGCTTGGCCTCTCCATCGTCGTCGATCTCGCGGCGGCCTACGGCGGATCGCTGGCGCTCGAGGACAGTCCTGGCGGGGGACTGCGCGCGCAGTTGCGCCTGCCGGGGTTTTGA
- a CDS encoding M15 family metallopeptidase, with the protein MNWPHERVVSELIEFYGDPVLHSSINPKWERDNIVDLVPPYAMRYSWGPPVRALRFHRKCRDAFGEALLSIKKLYGTQKDIEAHRMHLTGGSLMVRLKRGSSHSWSIHSWGAALDIDPQHNPFPAKWRPGFIPIEAAQAFQKCGLIWRGANGDNDPMHFQAAEHSYRH; encoded by the coding sequence ATGAACTGGCCACATGAACGCGTCGTCTCCGAATTGATCGAGTTTTACGGCGATCCCGTGCTGCACAGCTCGATCAATCCCAAATGGGAGCGCGACAACATCGTCGATCTCGTTCCCCCCTACGCCATGCGCTACTCCTGGGGGCCGCCGGTGAGGGCGCTGCGCTTCCACAGGAAATGCCGGGACGCTTTCGGCGAGGCGCTGCTCTCCATCAAAAAACTTTACGGAACGCAAAAGGACATCGAGGCGCACCGTATGCATCTGACGGGCGGCTCGCTGATGGTGCGACTGAAGCGCGGATCGAGCCATTCATGGTCGATCCACAGCTGGGGGGCCGCGCTCGACATCGATCCGCAACACAATCCTTTCCCTGCGAAATGGCGCCCCGGCTTCATTCCGATCGAAGCGGCGCAAGCCTTCCAGAAATGCGGGCTGATCTGGCGCGGCGCGAACGGCGACAACGACCCGATGCATTTCCAGGCGGCCGAGCACAGCTATCGCCACTGA
- a CDS encoding PepSY domain-containing protein codes for MMKETPAALTRFRYACFATVSAAALACARAEEAAERAPDRPQCFSTTQTREKIEKHKLTDPFTCMRAEAAKLNGEPIGARLCRLAEIFIYEISVLQPDGRVVKIHVDATTGQPHSGRKEN; via the coding sequence ATGATGAAGGAAACGCCGGCCGCCTTGACAAGGTTCCGTTACGCCTGCTTTGCAACCGTGAGCGCGGCTGCGCTTGCCTGCGCGCGCGCAGAAGAGGCCGCGGAGCGCGCGCCCGATCGGCCGCAGTGCTTCTCCACCACCCAGACCCGCGAGAAGATCGAGAAGCACAAGCTGACCGACCCGTTCACCTGCATGCGCGCCGAAGCTGCAAAGCTGAACGGCGAGCCGATCGGCGCGAGGTTGTGTCGTCTCGCGGAAATCTTCATCTACGAGATCAGCGTTCTGCAGCCGGACGGCCGCGTCGTGAAAATTCATGTCGACGCGACGACCGGCCAGCCGCATTCTGGCCGCAAGGAAAACTGA